A single genomic interval of Chryseobacterium paludis harbors:
- a CDS encoding APC family permease, translating to MNQLFRRKNYSATDTSTSLLRVLGVWDIVFFGIAAIIGAGSFSSLGEAVFRGGPGVILLYLICGFACGFTALCYAEFASRIPTAGSAYTYAYASFGELIAWIIGWALIMEYSFGNIYVAFSWSDYFTSFLERLGMHIPDYLTCSYTEAKKAFMSGSENKELLNAWKSAPLIGSLKFIVDIPALVINGLITWLCYVGVKESKNFNNSLVILKLAVIVLVILVGFSYINTENWTPVNPETHVASFMPNGFAGVMSAVSGVFFAYIGFDALSVLSEETKDPQRTLPKGMIISLVLCTVIYIALTLVLTGMVDYRKFDGIGDPLSFIFEKSNANVAWMELVVSFVAIVAITTVLLVFQMGQPRIWYAMSRDGLMPEKFKTVHPKYKTPSFATIVTGIAVGVPILFTDKTFILDFTSIGTIFAFVLVCAGVLMLPAKEKVKGTFHLPYINGKIIFPVIFIGGLIGFYIWQPEFFHNLMDWNDPKEGEFRASIFVFFLINLALCVFTFIKNFSLIPLIGLSSCLYLLTGMSHENWFWFGIWFAIGLVIYFCYGYRNSKLGKEHSLKN from the coding sequence ATGAATCAACTTTTCAGAAGGAAAAACTATTCAGCAACAGACACATCGACTAGCCTTTTAAGGGTTTTAGGTGTTTGGGATATCGTTTTTTTTGGTATTGCAGCCATTATAGGAGCAGGAAGTTTCAGCAGTTTAGGTGAAGCAGTTTTTAGAGGTGGTCCCGGAGTTATTCTATTATATTTGATTTGTGGCTTTGCCTGCGGCTTTACAGCACTTTGCTATGCAGAGTTTGCAAGTAGAATTCCTACAGCAGGTTCTGCTTATACCTATGCTTATGCAAGTTTTGGAGAATTAATCGCATGGATTATCGGTTGGGCATTGATCATGGAGTATTCTTTTGGAAATATCTATGTTGCCTTTTCGTGGTCAGATTATTTTACCAGCTTTTTAGAAAGGTTGGGAATGCATATCCCAGATTATCTGACTTGCAGTTATACAGAAGCCAAAAAGGCTTTTATGAGTGGCTCTGAAAATAAGGAATTGCTTAATGCATGGAAATCTGCCCCTTTAATCGGAAGTTTAAAATTTATTGTTGATATTCCAGCATTGGTAATCAACGGATTGATCACATGGCTTTGTTATGTCGGGGTAAAAGAAAGTAAAAACTTCAACAACTCACTGGTTATCTTAAAACTAGCGGTTATTGTTCTCGTAATTTTAGTAGGATTCTCTTATATTAATACTGAAAACTGGACTCCGGTAAATCCCGAGACACATGTAGCTTCTTTCATGCCTAATGGTTTTGCCGGTGTAATGAGTGCCGTTTCCGGAGTTTTCTTCGCCTATATAGGGTTCGATGCTTTAAGTGTACTTTCTGAAGAAACTAAAGATCCTCAAAGAACATTACCTAAAGGGATGATCATCTCTCTTGTACTTTGTACAGTGATCTATATTGCTTTGACCTTAGTTCTAACGGGAATGGTGGATTACAGAAAATTTGATGGTATTGGAGATCCGCTTTCATTCATATTTGAGAAATCTAATGCTAATGTTGCCTGGATGGAACTCGTTGTTTCTTTCGTTGCCATTGTTGCAATCACCACAGTATTATTGGTGTTCCAAATGGGGCAGCCAAGAATCTGGTATGCGATGAGTCGTGACGGATTGATGCCTGAAAAATTCAAAACGGTACACCCAAAATATAAAACCCCTTCATTCGCAACTATTGTTACTGGTATTGCAGTGGGAGTTCCTATTTTATTTACTGATAAAACGTTCATTCTTGATTTTACAAGTATTGGAACCATCTTCGCTTTCGTGCTTGTTTGTGCCGGAGTTTTAATGCTTCCTGCAAAAGAAAAAGTTAAAGGTACATTTCACCTTCCTTATATTAATGGTAAAATCATCTTCCCTGTTATTTTTATTGGTGGATTAATCGGTTTCTATATCTGGCAGCCTGAATTTTTCCATAACCTAATGGATTGGAATGATCCTAAAGAAGGTGAATTTAGAGCTTCTATTTTCGTTTTCTTCCTGATTAATTTAGCTCTGTGTGTCTTTACCTTTATTAAAAACTTTTCTCTAATTCCATTAATTGGTTTAAGCTCTTGTTTATATCTTCTTACGGGAATGAGCCATGAAAACTGGTTCTGGTTTGGAATATGGTTCGCTATAGGTCTGGTAATTTATTTCTGCTACGGATATAGAAACAGTAAACTGGGGAAAGAGCATAGTTTAAAAAATTAA